One segment of Hemitrygon akajei chromosome 15, sHemAka1.3, whole genome shotgun sequence DNA contains the following:
- the LOC140739182 gene encoding ankyrin repeat domain-containing protein SOWAHA-like, which translates to MESGLSQEVVVQFLVEAGGRVENSKLLFNFRNELGQSDPQLRKEARELFKTLINKVAVVREEGGVKYVVLKKKMQHLVAARHECPPAQAGPQGLRATEGLGKVERLGNLLEAGEALQEPAARRNSAPSALSPSEGRSLATAPSRLQFASRAGSQDALTSTKPGGWVSPPRASVAQVQRNSCSLEQLAEKQRFISENPLLENCDPACEGLSAERVSAPASPDLKSSAVTASGDVFASDIVRERLDTLKAPEDNSCFEQKIGNYEAKSSDVTALVGPKVGSMPKPKPYMYPLRLPPDTPKCVSVPSEQKEGAQEGQVKENCPTAVADQYVPRKRSQVAEVGSSSPNLKRVSRVLKFSEDTRFSDQVPLDPAEHEWIVKTALGHWTQVSGLLLKDHYLAEKKDFMSGFTAIHWAAKFGNSEIMCWIIDNSERNGIKMDVNTKSHGGYTPLHIAAIHGRENIIDELVTKYDALTTLRDYSGKRPYHYLAKDSSFTVRQLLGDPETFISESTSHKRGSKVASSILSGTNALLGALADDVIFQEFSKSLKKQTNLSKFFTAPAGHKKRAKMRTNFTSLNEEPEEEREEVIIKRRPVTEIFF; encoded by the coding sequence ATGGAGTCGGGGCTGAGTCAAGAGGTAGTGGTCCAGTTCCTGGTGGAGGCTGGGGGCAGAGTGGAGAACTCCAAGCTGCTTTTTAATTTCAGGAACGAGTTGGGGCAGTCCGATCCACAGCTGAGGAAGGAAGCCCGGGAACTCTTCAAAACCTTGATTAATAAAGTTGCCGTGGTGCGCGAAGAAGGAGGGGTGAAATATGTGGTCTTGAAGAAAAAGATGCAGCACCTGGTAGCTGCTCGGCACGAATGCCCGCCGGCCCAAGCGGGGCCGCAGGGGCTGAGGGCGACCGAGGGGCTTGGTAAGGTGGAGCGTCTGGGGAACCTGCTGGAGGCGGGcgaggcgctacaggagcctgcGGCTCGACGCAATTCTGCACCTTCGGCGCTGTCGCCGAGTGAGGGGAGATCTCTCGCCACTGCGCCATCTCGGCTGCAGTTTGCAAGCAGGGCTGGGTCCCAGGACGCCCTGACATCTACAAAGCCCGGGGGATGGGTGTCGCCGCCGCGGGCGAGTGTGGCACAGGTTCAGCGGAACAGCTGCAGTCTTGAACAGCTGGCGGAAAAACAGCGTTTCATCTCCGAGAATCCACTTTTGGAAAACTGTGATCCCGCCTGCGAGGGCTTGTCGGCTGAGAGAGTATCTGCACCTGCATCCCCGGACCTTAAGTCTTCCGCTGTTACAGCCAGTGGCGATGTGTTTGCCTCTGACATAGTCCGCGAGCGGTTGGATACCCTGAAAGCCCCAGAGGACAATTCATGTTTTGAACAGAAGATTGGGAACTATGAAGCCAAATCCTCGGATGTCACTGCACTGGTCGGGCCAAAGGTAGGATCCATGCCAAAGCCCAAACCATACATGTACCCACTTCGCCTTCCCCCGGACACCCCAAAATGTGTGAGTGTTCCCAGTGAGCAGAAGGAAGGCGCACAAGAAGGCCAGGTCAAAGAGAACTGCCCAACAGCGGTAGCTGACCAATATGTCCCCAGGAAGAGGAGTCAGGTGGCAGAGGTCGGAAGTAGTTCACCAAATCTGAAGAGAGTTTCTAGGGTGTTAAAGTTTTCCGAAGATACTCGTTTCTCTGATCAAGTGCCTCTGGATCCGGCTGAGCACGAGTGGATTGTGAAGACAGCCTTGGGTCACTGGACCCAAGTTTCGGGCTTGCTGCTTAAGGACCACTACCTTGCTGAGAAGAAGGACTTCATGTCAGGCTTCACAGCCATACACTGGGCCGCAAAATTCGGCAACAGTGAGATTATGTGTTGGATTATTGATAACTCGGAGAGGAATGGCATCAAAATGGATGTTAACACCAAATCCCATGGTGGTTACACGCCCCTGCATATCGCTGCCATTCATGGCAGAGAAAATATTATTGATGAGCTGGTGACAAAGTACGACGCACTGACAACTCTAAGAGACTACAGTGGCAAGAGGCCATATCATTATTTGGCCAAGGATAGCTCCTTCACTGTGAGGCAATTGTTAGGGGACCCAGAGACTTTCATCAGTGAATCCACTAGTCATAAACGCGGATCAAAGGTGgcttcctccatcctgagtggaACTAACGCTTTACTGGGTGCATTGGCTGATGACGTAATCTTCCAGGAGTTTTCCAAATCtttgaaaaaacaaacaaacctcaGCAAATTCTTCACTGCTCCAGCCGGACACAAGAAAAGAGCTAAAATGCGCACAAACTTTACTTCACTGAATGAAGAAcctgaagaagagagagaggaggtcaTCATAAAACGTAGGCCTGTGACTGAAATATTCTTCTGA